From Oscillatoria sp. FACHB-1407, the proteins below share one genomic window:
- the miaA gene encoding tRNA (adenosine(37)-N6)-dimethylallyltransferase MiaA, giving the protein MESNTFVLNTPVPILIVICGPTATGKSGLALKLAQRLNAVILSADSRQVYREFDIGTAKPTPLEQAEIPHYLIDICDPTDTFTVAEYQHQAQLLIEQLHHVGSWESGVGSGSVGAWERGRAKEPLSPPHPSIPLLVGGTGLYIRSITHGLQIPRVPPQPELRSQLKKLGQKQCYAFLKQVDPTSAQKIHFNDEVRTLRALEVYYTTGQPLSQQQGEHPPTYPILQIGLDCLESAPDDRLTQRIEQRTHQMVEMGFVDEVQRLCQKYGVDLPLLNTLGYAEIKPYLLGSVSLDEAIAQVVIHTRQFAKRQRTWFRADKTIEWFDSDDPHLVDQVWQRVQQFLASMTDAAEHSP; this is encoded by the coding sequence TTGGAGTCTAATACTTTTGTACTAAATACTCCTGTTCCTATTCTAATCGTAATTTGCGGTCCGACGGCAACTGGAAAATCGGGGCTAGCCTTGAAGCTGGCACAACGGCTCAATGCCGTCATTTTGAGTGCTGATTCTCGCCAAGTTTACCGTGAATTTGATATCGGCACAGCAAAACCAACGCCACTGGAACAGGCAGAAATCCCCCACTATCTCATCGATATTTGCGATCCCACAGACACCTTTACAGTGGCGGAATATCAGCATCAGGCACAATTGCTGATTGAGCAGTTGCATCACGTGGGGAGTTGGGAGTCGGGAGTCGGGAGTGGGAGCGTGGGAGCGTGGGAGCGTGGGAGAGCCAAGGAACCTCTATCACCCCCCCACCCCTCTATCCCGCTTCTTGTCGGTGGAACAGGGTTGTACATTCGCTCGATTACGCATGGGTTGCAAATCCCTAGAGTGCCACCCCAACCCGAATTGCGATCGCAACTCAAGAAACTGGGACAAAAGCAGTGTTATGCGTTTCTCAAACAGGTTGATCCCACATCGGCACAAAAAATCCACTTTAACGATGAGGTGCGGACGCTGCGAGCATTAGAGGTCTACTACACAACAGGGCAACCGCTGTCACAGCAGCAAGGCGAGCATCCCCCCACTTATCCCATTTTGCAGATTGGCTTAGATTGCCTTGAGTCTGCTCCTGACGATCGCCTGACTCAGCGCATCGAGCAACGCACTCATCAGATGGTGGAGATGGGTTTTGTGGATGAAGTGCAACGGTTGTGCCAGAAGTACGGAGTTGATTTGCCGTTGTTGAACACCCTGGGCTATGCCGAGATCAAGCCGTATCTATTAGGGAGTGTGTCGCTGGATGAGGCGATCGCTCAAGTTGTGATTCATACCCGCCAGTTTGCCAAACGACAGCGCACCTGGTTTCGCGCCGATAAGACGATTGAATGGTTCGACTCGGATGATCCCCATTTAGTGGATCAGGTGTGGCAGCGAGTGCAGCAGTTCCTAGCATCCATGACAGATGCAGCGGAGCACTCACCATGA
- a CDS encoding pantothenate kinase, protein MTGDRSSWVALMIGNSRLHWAIFTDQTLRYAWDTPHFSPEVAAHLLDAQFALEALAQVSLIHLPDSLHLHAPDLWIASVVPDQTLLWQAYSRAYGLTLTDVPLQSLYPTLGIDRALALWGAIAQWGTPTLVIDGGTALTFTGADEQHQLVGGAILPGLQLQLRSLSQHTAALPAVTTPLPDLPTRWATNTPDAIRSGVLYTTLAGIREFIKDWLKAFPTSAIALTGGDGEWLYQACHTQYPNLATHFYWDSHLVLKGIAATRMSRELKESR, encoded by the coding sequence ATGACCGGCGATCGCTCCTCCTGGGTTGCCCTGATGATTGGCAATTCTCGATTGCATTGGGCAATCTTCACCGACCAGACATTACGATATGCCTGGGATACGCCCCATTTCAGCCCTGAGGTAGCGGCTCATTTGCTCGATGCCCAGTTCGCTTTAGAAGCTCTGGCTCAAGTCAGCCTGATTCATTTGCCTGACTCCTTACACCTCCATGCCCCCGATCTGTGGATTGCTTCAGTCGTTCCTGATCAAACCCTCCTCTGGCAAGCCTACTCCAGAGCCTATGGTCTAACGCTGACTGATGTGCCATTGCAGAGCCTTTACCCGACCCTGGGCATTGATCGTGCTCTGGCATTGTGGGGGGCGATCGCCCAGTGGGGAACCCCGACCCTGGTCATCGACGGTGGAACCGCCCTGACCTTTACCGGAGCAGACGAGCAGCACCAACTCGTGGGTGGAGCCATCCTTCCCGGATTGCAACTACAACTGCGATCGCTCTCCCAGCACACAGCCGCTCTGCCTGCCGTCACCACACCATTGCCTGATCTCCCGACCCGTTGGGCAACCAATACCCCCGATGCCATTCGTAGTGGCGTTCTCTACACCACCCTGGCGGGCATTCGAGAGTTTATAAAAGACTGGCTGAAGGCGTTTCCTACCAGTGCGATCGCTCTGACAGGAGGGGATGGCGAATGGCTCTATCAAGCCTGCCACACTCAATATCCCAATCTGGCTACTCATTTTTATTGGGATAGCCATTTAGTTTTAAAGGGAATTGCTGCCACAAGGATGAGCAGAGAGTTGAAGGAATCAAGATAA
- the gyrB gene encoding DNA topoisomerase (ATP-hydrolyzing) subunit B — MTNSYGADQIQVLEGVNHVRARPGMYIGSTGPRGLHHLVYEVVDNSVDEALAGYCKRIQVTLNPDGSASVTDDGRGIPTDIHPHTKKSALETVMTVLGAGGKFGGGGYKVSGGLHGVGISVVNALSEWVEVTVWRDKKVHTQRYERGVPTTELQVKPDSQSRTGTSVVFKPDSTIFSTTTEFDYATLSGRLRELAYLNAGVEIIFTDNRLEVLKSDEPRVDRYFYAGGIREYVSYMNVDKQPLHEEIVFVQGERNNVQVEVALQWCVDAYNDNLLGFANNIRTIDGGTHLEGLKAVLTRTMNSLARKRNKLKENESNLAGENIREGLTGVISVKVPDPEFEGQTKTKLGNTEVRGIVDSLVGEALTEYLDFRPAVADAILEKAIEAFKAAEAARKARELVRRKSVLESSTLPGKLADCSSRDPAESEIFIVEGDSAGGSAKQGRDRRFQAILPLRGKILNIEKTDDAKIYKNTEIQALITALGLGIKGEEFDSSQLRYHRIVIMTDADVDGAHIRTLLLTFFYRYQRSMVDQGFVYIACPPLYKVERGRNHYYCYSDRERDQIIAGFPENAKIEIQRFKGLGEMMPQQLWDTTMNPETRTLKQVEIEDAAEADRIFTVLMGDRVAPRREFIETYGPKLNLTDLDI, encoded by the coding sequence ATGACAAATAGTTACGGTGCTGATCAAATTCAAGTACTGGAGGGAGTCAACCACGTTCGTGCCCGTCCGGGGATGTACATTGGCAGCACTGGACCGAGAGGGCTTCATCACTTGGTGTATGAAGTGGTTGATAACTCCGTTGATGAAGCTCTTGCAGGATATTGCAAGCGAATTCAAGTCACCTTAAATCCCGATGGCTCTGCCAGTGTAACAGACGATGGACGGGGCATCCCTACTGATATTCACCCGCATACCAAAAAGTCGGCACTAGAAACGGTGATGACCGTACTGGGAGCCGGAGGAAAATTTGGCGGTGGTGGTTATAAGGTGTCAGGCGGGTTACACGGGGTCGGTATCTCTGTCGTTAATGCTTTGTCTGAGTGGGTTGAAGTGACGGTTTGGCGCGACAAGAAGGTTCATACACAACGCTATGAACGGGGGGTTCCAACGACTGAGTTACAGGTCAAGCCTGACTCTCAATCGCGCACAGGTACGTCGGTTGTGTTCAAACCCGATAGTACGATTTTTTCGACGACGACGGAGTTTGACTACGCTACCCTTTCTGGTCGTTTAAGAGAGTTAGCGTACCTCAACGCTGGGGTTGAAATTATTTTTACGGATAATCGCTTGGAAGTGCTCAAGAGCGATGAACCCAGGGTCGATCGGTATTTCTATGCGGGAGGCATTCGAGAATATGTCTCCTACATGAACGTTGATAAGCAACCGTTGCACGAAGAGATTGTGTTTGTGCAAGGCGAACGCAACAACGTTCAAGTTGAGGTGGCGTTGCAGTGGTGTGTGGATGCTTACAACGACAACCTCTTAGGGTTTGCCAACAACATTCGGACAATCGATGGGGGAACCCATTTAGAAGGTCTAAAGGCGGTATTGACCCGGACGATGAATTCTCTAGCCCGCAAACGCAACAAGCTCAAAGAGAATGAGTCAAATCTGGCCGGGGAGAATATCCGGGAGGGTTTGACAGGCGTTATTTCTGTCAAGGTGCCTGACCCAGAGTTTGAAGGACAAACCAAAACAAAACTTGGTAACACTGAGGTTCGGGGAATTGTTGATTCTCTGGTGGGTGAAGCCCTGACAGAGTATTTAGATTTCCGACCTGCGGTGGCAGATGCCATTTTAGAGAAGGCGATCGAGGCGTTTAAGGCAGCAGAAGCGGCTCGTAAAGCCCGTGAATTGGTACGCCGTAAGTCGGTGTTAGAGTCATCTACACTACCTGGCAAGCTGGCGGACTGTAGTTCTCGTGACCCTGCCGAATCGGAAATCTTCATCGTAGAAGGGGATTCAGCGGGTGGTAGTGCCAAGCAAGGACGCGATCGCCGCTTTCAGGCTATCCTCCCCCTGCGAGGCAAGATCCTCAACATCGAGAAAACTGACGATGCCAAGATCTACAAAAACACTGAAATTCAGGCGTTAATCACGGCGTTGGGGTTGGGCATCAAAGGCGAAGAGTTTGACTCGTCGCAGTTGCGCTATCACCGCATTGTCATCATGACGGACGCGGATGTGGATGGTGCTCACATTCGGACGCTGTTGCTCACCTTCTTCTATCGCTATCAGCGATCGATGGTGGATCAGGGCTTTGTTTACATTGCCTGCCCTCCGCTCTATAAGGTTGAACGGGGACGCAACCACTATTACTGCTATAGCGATCGCGAGCGAGATCAGATCATCGCCGGATTCCCCGAAAACGCCAAGATTGAGATTCAGCGATTCAAAGGATTAGGAGAAATGATGCCACAGCAGCTCTGGGATACCACGATGAACCCAGAGACACGCACCCTTAAGCAAGTAGAAATCGAAGATGCGGCAGAAGCCGATCGGATCTTTACAGTGTTGATGGGCGATCGCGTGGCTCCTCGTCGAGAGTTCATTGAAACCTATGGACCTAAACTGAACCTAACCGATCTGGATATTTAA